One stretch of Miscanthus floridulus cultivar M001 chromosome 18, ASM1932011v1, whole genome shotgun sequence DNA includes these proteins:
- the LOC136522040 gene encoding protein cornichon homolog 1-like: MCGHWNWKEPLATNYSYASDLTDPTRSPPNHAFQLTAPRRPPRRRPQRRHGARVGFPRRLPPPPNESESGATGPPGGAKTEMVFVWLTAFFLVVALIVLVIYQLMCLADLEFDYINPFDSSSRINKVVMPEFVLQALLSVLFLLSGHWAMFLLSLPLVYYNYTLYQRRQHLVDVTEIFNQLGREKKRRLFKIVSLIVLLFLSLFWMIWSVLSEEDE; this comes from the exons ATGTGCGGTCACTGGAATTGGAAGGAGCCCCTCGCAACAAACTACTCCTACGCATCTGATCTGACTGACCCCACCCGCTCGCCTCCCAACCACGCCTTCCAGCTCACCGCCCCCCGACGACCACCTCGCCGGCGGCCGCAGCGGCGCCACGGTGCTCGGGTAGGGTTCCCGCGGCGCCTCCCTCCGCCCCCTAACGAAAGCGAGAGCGGGGCAACCGGGCCGCCCGGAGGGGCCAAGACGGAGATGGTGTTCGTGTGGCTCACCGCGTTCTTCCTCGTCGTCGCGCTCATTGTGCTCGTCATCTACCAG CTGATGTGCTTGGCAGATCTAGAGTTTGACTATATCAACCCATTTGATTCATCCTCTCGAATAAATAAAGTCGTGATGCCGGAATTTGTGTTACAAGCGCTTCTCAGCGTACTGTTCCTCTTATCTGGCCATTGGGCGATGTTCTTACTTTCTCTCCCATTGGTGTACTACAATTATACGCT GTACCAGCGGCGGCAACATCTGGTAGATGTGACAGAGATATTTAATCAACTTGGCCGTGAGAAGAAGCGCCGCCTTTTTAAGATAGTTAGTCTCATAGTTCTCCTCTTCCTGTCCTTGTTCTG GATGATCTGGAGTGTATTGTCGGAGGAGGACGAGTAG